The DNA segment AATATTACAGGCCGTCACCACAACCCCTGGGGACCCGGTGAGTGTGGAGTACCCCGGGATTGAAGTCAATTGAGGGCCCACTGGTCGGGGTTCCCGAATTGTCGTGGGCGGGTTTGTGATGACAGTCCCACATGGGCAATTGACATCTATCAGTCATCCATGTACGAATAGTGGGAGGTGGGATTGAACATACCACAAGCGCTGATCACAAACCCATGTAGGCCCTTTTCAAGTTGGGATAACAAGATGCCTGTGCGCTTTATACTTCAAATACTTGCTGTCGCCCTGTTAGTCACCACCGTCGCAGCCCGGGCGGGTATTCACCGGGTTTACCCCGGAGAATCGATCCAGGCGGCAATTGATGCAGCGAACCCCGGTGATACCATCCTGGTCGAGCCCGGTGATTATTATGAAGATGCCGCTAGCCTCTATGGCCTGCGTATCACCAAGGACAACCTCCGCCTGATTGGGAAGTCGGAAAACAGCCATAGCCATCCCTCTGGTACCGATGGGGGTATGTCCAACAGGGTTCGCCTTATCGCCAATGGCGCCCAGGAGACCGGCATTTACGTGGCACCCGCGGGTTGCGAGTACAAAGACAGTGCCTGTGCCGATGAACTGCAGGGTTTTTACCTCCGCGGCTTCAGTGTCGAGGGATACCCGGTCAACGGCATCCAGACCCGGTGGGTCAACGGGTTTCACTTTGTTCGCAATGCCTCTGTCAATAACCGGAACAATGGTATCTACCCAACCCTCTCCAGCAATGGTTTGGTGCGGGATAATATTTCCTATGGCTCCCTGGATACCGCTATGTGGGTAGCGGGCTCCGAGCATATTCGTGTGATCGGCAACGAATTATTCGGTAGCGTTATCGGCTTCGAAATTACCGTATCCAATCAGATTCAGGTAAGACATAACAAAATCTACGACAATACTGTGGGTGTTGGTTTGTTCCACCCCAACGGTGCGGGCAACCCACCCTTGCCGGTCATGGAAAACTGGATTATTGAGCACAATCATATCCATGACAATAACCGGCCGAACAGGGCCCCGGACGGCAGCTTCCAGGCGGATCTCCCTCCGGGAGCGGGTGTGTTGTTGATGGGGGTGAGCAATCACGTGGTTGATAAAAACCGCGTCGCGAACAATGATTTTGTTGGCATTGGCGTATTGGGCTGGTGTAGTGCCACTACTGGCACGGACAACAGTTGCGATAACAGGCCGCCGATTTCAGATCCGGCGGCAAACAATAACCAGGTTTCTCTGAATATACTGAATGGCAACGGCGAAAGCCCACCGGGGGGCATTTTCGACTTCCTCGCTTCGGACCTTGTCTACTTTCAGTTTGAGGTCACCGATGGCGCTGGAAATTGCTTCAAGAACAACAAACCTGAAGCTTTAACGTTTGTTTCGTCGACTCCGGGTGGTGAATTGCCCTCCGACAATTGTTAGAGGCAGTTTTACTCCGATCTCACTACCGACAGTTTGTAAGCGGCTTGGCCCTCCAGACCCTTTTGCTGCGAAAAGGTGCCCAGTGACTTTCCACCCTCCCGCTGAATCGTTTGAGGTCCATGGTTGTCCAATCGTCCTGCGCTGCATTGAGGGCTCCAGGGCCCGCGAACTCTTCTTACACTGTCAGGCTCCAACTCACCGGGCTGATGTGGGTACCCAGGCTGCAGCAATCTACAGGGCGATACAAAAGACGCTATCCGCCAAGGGCGGAAGTATCGCTTCAATCATTTCCGAGATGGTATTCCTGCAGAATCTCCCCGAAAATATCGCCCCTGTGCGAAAAGCAAGAGCACAGGTACTCGCTGCAAGTGGGGAAAAGTTCATCGACCCCGCCCGCACAGAAATCGGACAACCCCCGCTGCATGCCCGAGCCCACCTCGAAGTCCTGGTTCAAGCGATCATCCCCGGTACATCGATATTCAGCCTGACCACCGTCAAGACTGCTGTAGCCTGTGGCAGTACCGCCAGCACCACTGGGCGCGGTTTGCGGGTTCAGTTGGAGGATGAAACCCGTGTACTCGCCGGTGGACTCTGCAGTGCAGGCGACAATGCCCATGAACAGACCTACGGCGTGCTCGAACTGGCCGAGAGCTTACTGCAACAATCGGGCCTGGCGTTTAGCGACGTGGTGCGCACCTGGATTCACCTTCGTGATATAGACCGTGACTACAATGACCTGAACCGGGCACGGCGGGCGTTTTTCGACTCGCGGGGAATTGGGCCCGCTCCGGCCAGCACGGCTATCGGCAGTATCCTGGCCTTTGAAAGACACAAATTGTGCCTCGGTTTCTACGCGGTGAAAAGGCCCAATCCTGTAGAGCGGATCCCGATGCGATCGCCCACCCTGAATGAAGCGCCGGAATACGGTGCGGATTTCGTGCGCGGTATGCGAGTCACTGAATCGAATAAGATCATGCTGATTGTCTCCGGAACGGCCAGCATTGATCAGGCTGGCAGGTCAGCCCATGTAGGTGACTGCAGCGCGCAAACGGACCGTATGCTGGCGAATATACGCGCCCTACTGAAAGGCCAGGGCGCGACTTTTCAGGATATTGTTTTCGCGATCACCTACGTAAAACGGCCAGCCGATCAGCTGCACTTGCTGCACAAATTTCGAAGTGCGGGTTTCGAAGGCTTTCCTAATGTTTGGGTGCAGGCTGATGTTTGCCGCCCGGAGTTACTCTGTGAAACGGAATTAATTGCCGTCTTGCCCTGTGCCCGGTAGAAAGGGATGATGCCAAACCCCATGACATAAGACTTAAATACTTTGGCACCTGAATTGTGTTGAGGGTAGGTGAAAAGTTGCTTATATGAAAACACGCTGTCGCAAGCACAACTCCACGGTGACTCTAGTCTGAAAAAGGTGAACAATGCAGCAAATAATAGATAAACAATTCAACATGCATAGTTCTCTCACGCTAATTTTTAAGGCCAGCTTTTATAATACCGGCCCAATAGTTGCAATCACGTTTTGCCAGATCCTTTTGCGACGTGGCCAGGCGAGAACATCTTCAATAGCTACAGGATCTGATCGGGCGATGTATTCGGATTGGCGCTCCTGTATATTATTGCTGACCGCCTTATCATACAATAGCAAATTGTTTTCGTAATTGAGATCAAAGCTGCGTAAATCCAGATTGGATGATCCTATCAAGCTGACAATCCCATCTATTGTGAGTGTTTTGGCGTGCAGCAAACCGTCTCTAAATTCATAAATTTTAGCGCCTGCCTGCAGGAGCTTCCCATAATAGCTGCGGCTGGCCGCAGACACCACCCACGAATCATTATGTTTGGGAAAGATGAGTGCAACATTCACACCGCGATGTGCCGCAGCACACAGCGCTTCCAGAACGGTTGAATCCGGCACAAAGTAGGGTGTTGAAATTGTCAGCGCTCTTTGTGCCGTACTAATCAATGTTGAAAAAAGTTGCGGGGTGGAGCCCAACCTGCCTGTTGGGCCATCCCCCATAATCTGGGCAGGAATGCCTTGGGATACAGTCGTCATTACAAATGGCAAATTATCCAGCGTTTCCCCAGTTGTTTGCACCCAATCACTGGCAAAAAGCACCTGATTTTGTGCGACGACACTGCCTTTTACTCTCGTCATGATATCAACCCAGGGTGCGTATTTTGCCTTTATTCTAAACTCAGGATCGGCACAGTTTTGACTGCCACAATAGGTAATTGCATTATCAATGATGGTGATTTTTCGGTGATTGCGTAAATCAATACGACTGGTCAATATCGTATGAATGGGGTGTTTCAGTGACAACGATACGGCAGTATGCACACCTGCAGTGCGCATTTTCTCCCAGAGATGGGAGTTGACAAAAGCACGCGACCCTAAACCATCCACCATCACTCGGCATATCACCCCTCTTTGTGCGGCACGGATAATGGCTTTGGCAGTCGCGATACCCGTATGATCTTCCAGCCAGATATAATACAGCACATGTACATGATCTTTAGCAGCTTCAATATCCTCAATTAATCGCCCTCTGGCAGTAACCTGATCAGGCATCAGTTCAACGGTATTGCCGGCAGTGGTATAAAAACCATTTACCGAAGCGGCATAGAAAAATCCGGGCTGGTAGGCGGGGGAAACCAGCTTATGTGTGATTTTTTCATGACTAAAAACAGCTCCGCATTGTGACTTCAAATCACTCCAAATAGCGCTATGATGCTCATTGGCATGGTGACCAAGATCTATTTCTCCGAACAGGAAATAGAGGGCACCTCCCACATAAGGTAAAATGAGAATAACGACAAACCAGGCCAGGCGGGAGGTTGGTGATAAATCATCACGCAATAATATGCGAATGGTAAATCCAACAACAATAATGACATGTAGTATTAAAAACATAAAAATCCGGGATCACAGGATATCGTTTATTGGTTGATACGCTACCTAATAGTAGTATTTTTTAATCAGATACACTGATGCCTGAGGCATTCGTATTCCATCAGAGCTGGTGTTCATTCCGGCGTTTTGTGTCTCAGGCTACCCCCCGAAAGCACGCCAGCATCAAAATTACAAACATACCAGTAAAGGCTTTGGTATGTGCCGTATTTTTTGGCTGACTGCGAAAGTAAAACAGAATAGCTGATATGCCTGATCTATCTGCTGACGGTATCTGCGCCGTTTAGGCCGTATTGGGTGTGTTATTTTTGGCATATATGCGCCATGCGCATCAGGTTTGATCGCTGTGATGCGCAGTGGTCCCTTAACTTAAACAGGGCCTTTACAACCAGTTTGATCTAAACTAGTGGGAAAACATTCTCTGGCCTTTGCTGTTAGCCCCATTACAGTTGTAAGTGGCACGCTTGATATCCCTAATCAATGAATCAGCCATATCTCTGGAAAATCCCTCGCGAACCACAAGGCGTAATATAGACATATCTTGAATATTTTCTGGCATTGTATATGCCGGCACCTGCCAGCCGTACATTCGCAGGGCATCAGAGATATCATACTCGGTAAATGGTACCTCACCGGTCACATGAAACACCACAACCGGAATGGTCTCTCCATTATTGATAACCGAAAAATCCCCAAGTTTTTCAATTTCGGCAGCCAGGTACATCGCTGTTGATTGCAGGTTTTCCATAATTCGCTTGTAGCCTTCAAAACCCAAACGGATAAAATTGTAGTATTGTGCTACGATCTGGTTTCCGGGCCGAGAGAAGTTCAGTGTAAAGGTTGGCATATCGCCACCCAAATAATTCACGTGGAACACCAAGTCTTCAGGCAGCTCATCGGAATTGCGCCACAATATCCATCCGACACCAGGGTAGACAAGGCCATATTTATGGCCAGAAACATTGATAGACTTCACCAAGGGTAAACGAAAATCCCACTTTAAATCCGAGTGCAGGAATGGTGCAACGAACCCTCCGCTGGCTGCATCGATATGTAAAGGTGTGTCATATCCAGTGTGCTCATTATGCGCTACAAGAGCATCATGAATTTTCTCAATTGGCTCAAACTCTCCGGTATAGGTGGTACCGAGAATTGCAACAACACCGATGGTATTTTCGTCAATTAGGGATAACACTCCCTCCTCATGGATTACGTAACGCCCTGGCTCCATTGGAACGTACCTGGGCTCGACATCCCAATAACGACAGAATTTCTCCCATACAACCTGGACATTACTACCCATGATTAAGTTGGGTTTATCCGTTGCTTTACCCTTACTTTTCATGCGTTCACGCCACTTCCACTTCAACGCCATCCCCGCCAGCATGACCGCTTCACTTGATCCAATAGCAGAAGTTCCTATGCCTCCTTCCGGTGCATTGAACAAGTTTGAGACGATATTGATACACCGCTCTTCAATATGTGCAGTTTGTGGATACTCGTCCTTGTCAATCATATTTTTATCAAATGTTTCAGCCATCAACGCTTTTGCCTCTGGCTCCATCCAGGTTGTGACAAAAGTGGCTAAATTGAGTCGGGCGTTTCCATCCAGCATCAATTCATCATGAATCAAACGGTAAGCCACCGTTGGAGACATTTCCCGTTCAGGAAGTGTAAATTTTGGTGTTGGCTCCGTCATTTCCCTGGAGCCGTACCCCGGCGTTAACCCACTTGTCTTCTCGATATCATTCTTAATGTGAAAAACCATCTTATCCCTCTCCGTAAATAAGTGACGAATCTTGACTTTTGCCAATCCATTTGGATTTGCGTCTATTGATAATGATAAATGCCGCTATAATTGAAACAATGCACACTGAAATCAACAGGGATTCGAAGCCCCAGAATCCCCAAGGATTTGGTTTTGGAGGAATAAATCCAATAAGAAGACATGCAAATATGGAAATGCCACCGGTTAGACTGATGCCCCATATCCCAAGTTTTCCACCGGGTATTTTATAAGCTCTATGAACTTCGGGATGAGAATACCGAAGTCGAATTGCAGCCAGGAACATGAGAATATACATCATTGCGTACAATACAATTGCAGTTGACGTGAGCATTAGGAATATTGTATTCACATCACTTGATGACAGGAACAACAAGCCAATAACAGAAATCAATGTTGCCTGAATCAGTAATAGTTTCACCGGCACATCGTATTGATTGGTTTTTTGAAGATAAGGAGGCAGATTTCCCTCCATACCTGCAGCCCATAACCCTTTAATTGGTCCGACAACCCAGGTACTTACCTGCCCCGCCGCCCCCATGGCAATCAAAAAAGCGATTACAGGTATCAGCCAGGAAAGCTGGTAATGTTGCAGCAAAAGAGAAAAGGCTTGTGTTGCGCCATTAATAGAATCGATACTTTCAGCAGGCACCACAGCCGCAATCGCAAGCCCACCCAATAATGTCAATACAAATCCGATGAACGCTGCAGTGAATAGTGCAATGGGATAATTTCTTTGCGGATTCACCACGTCCCTTGCATGGCTGGCTGATACCTCTATGCCTACAAATCCAAACACAAAGCTAAGAAACAGCAACAGCCCGGTTGTATCCGTAAAAGAGGGTAGGAAGTTTTCCTGAGTAAGTTGATAATTCACTTGTATTGGGTTGCCCTGCAAAAAGTACCAGGTGCTACACCCTATCAAAAGAAGCGTCGGCGTGATTACTCCTGCAATAAGTGCGACACTTGAAATCAATCCCGACCGTTTGGCACCTTTGAAGTTCATAATGGTAGCCAGCCAGTAAATAGTAAAAATAGTTAGTGCAATAAAATACTTATTATTCCCAAGTTCAGGTGCAAGCACATAGGCCAAAGAGCCACCAACATAGGCCAGGATACTGGTTATCCCAAAGATACTCTGTACCCATTGCAGCCATACAGCGAGAAAACCCAATTTAGGCCCAAAGGCTGCTTTAACCCAGCCATACACGCCGTTATGCGGCCATCCGGTTGCCAACTCGGCAGAAACCAGAGCCGCAGGAATCAAGAATAAGAATACTGTAATAAAATTGAAAAAAATCATATGCATACCGGTTTCGGCCATCGCCGGCATGTTTCTCAAAGTCATGAACAATGCTGCAGTAATAAAGATCAGTGGTAAAGCGGTCAATTTGTTCGCATTGCGTTCAACTTCATGCATTGGACTATTTCCCGGACTATGT comes from the Microbulbifer sp. MI-G genome and includes:
- a CDS encoding right-handed parallel beta-helix repeat-containing protein, with amino-acid sequence MPVRFILQILAVALLVTTVAARAGIHRVYPGESIQAAIDAANPGDTILVEPGDYYEDAASLYGLRITKDNLRLIGKSENSHSHPSGTDGGMSNRVRLIANGAQETGIYVAPAGCEYKDSACADELQGFYLRGFSVEGYPVNGIQTRWVNGFHFVRNASVNNRNNGIYPTLSSNGLVRDNISYGSLDTAMWVAGSEHIRVIGNELFGSVIGFEITVSNQIQVRHNKIYDNTVGVGLFHPNGAGNPPLPVMENWIIEHNHIHDNNRPNRAPDGSFQADLPPGAGVLLMGVSNHVVDKNRVANNDFVGIGVLGWCSATTGTDNSCDNRPPISDPAANNNQVSLNILNGNGESPPGGIFDFLASDLVYFQFEVTDGAGNCFKNNKPEALTFVSSTPGGELPSDNC
- a CDS encoding RidA family protein, whose product is MTFHPPAESFEVHGCPIVLRCIEGSRARELFLHCQAPTHRADVGTQAAAIYRAIQKTLSAKGGSIASIISEMVFLQNLPENIAPVRKARAQVLAASGEKFIDPARTEIGQPPLHARAHLEVLVQAIIPGTSIFSLTTVKTAVACGSTASTTGRGLRVQLEDETRVLAGGLCSAGDNAHEQTYGVLELAESLLQQSGLAFSDVVRTWIHLRDIDRDYNDLNRARRAFFDSRGIGPAPASTAIGSILAFERHKLCLGFYAVKRPNPVERIPMRSPTLNEAPEYGADFVRGMRVTESNKIMLIVSGTASIDQAGRSAHVGDCSAQTDRMLANIRALLKGQGATFQDIVFAITYVKRPADQLHLLHKFRSAGFEGFPNVWVQADVCRPELLCETELIAVLPCAR
- the cls gene encoding cardiolipin synthase; amino-acid sequence: MFLILHVIIVVGFTIRILLRDDLSPTSRLAWFVVILILPYVGGALYFLFGEIDLGHHANEHHSAIWSDLKSQCGAVFSHEKITHKLVSPAYQPGFFYAASVNGFYTTAGNTVELMPDQVTARGRLIEDIEAAKDHVHVLYYIWLEDHTGIATAKAIIRAAQRGVICRVMVDGLGSRAFVNSHLWEKMRTAGVHTAVSLSLKHPIHTILTSRIDLRNHRKITIIDNAITYCGSQNCADPEFRIKAKYAPWVDIMTRVKGSVVAQNQVLFASDWVQTTGETLDNLPFVMTTVSQGIPAQIMGDGPTGRLGSTPQLFSTLISTAQRALTISTPYFVPDSTVLEALCAAAHRGVNVALIFPKHNDSWVVSAASRSYYGKLLQAGAKIYEFRDGLLHAKTLTIDGIVSLIGSSNLDLRSFDLNYENNLLLYDKAVSNNIQERQSEYIARSDPVAIEDVLAWPRRKRIWQNVIATIGPVL
- a CDS encoding glutamate decarboxylase — encoded protein: MVFHIKNDIEKTSGLTPGYGSREMTEPTPKFTLPEREMSPTVAYRLIHDELMLDGNARLNLATFVTTWMEPEAKALMAETFDKNMIDKDEYPQTAHIEERCINIVSNLFNAPEGGIGTSAIGSSEAVMLAGMALKWKWRERMKSKGKATDKPNLIMGSNVQVVWEKFCRYWDVEPRYVPMEPGRYVIHEEGVLSLIDENTIGVVAILGTTYTGEFEPIEKIHDALVAHNEHTGYDTPLHIDAASGGFVAPFLHSDLKWDFRLPLVKSINVSGHKYGLVYPGVGWILWRNSDELPEDLVFHVNYLGGDMPTFTLNFSRPGNQIVAQYYNFIRLGFEGYKRIMENLQSTAMYLAAEIEKLGDFSVINNGETIPVVVFHVTGEVPFTEYDISDALRMYGWQVPAYTMPENIQDMSILRLVVREGFSRDMADSLIRDIKRATYNCNGANSKGQRMFSH
- a CDS encoding amino acid permease, producing the protein MHEVERNANKLTALPLIFITAALFMTLRNMPAMAETGMHMIFFNFITVFLFLIPAALVSAELATGWPHNGVYGWVKAAFGPKLGFLAVWLQWVQSIFGITSILAYVGGSLAYVLAPELGNNKYFIALTIFTIYWLATIMNFKGAKRSGLISSVALIAGVITPTLLLIGCSTWYFLQGNPIQVNYQLTQENFLPSFTDTTGLLLFLSFVFGFVGIEVSASHARDVVNPQRNYPIALFTAAFIGFVLTLLGGLAIAAVVPAESIDSINGATQAFSLLLQHYQLSWLIPVIAFLIAMGAAGQVSTWVVGPIKGLWAAGMEGNLPPYLQKTNQYDVPVKLLLIQATLISVIGLLFLSSSDVNTIFLMLTSTAIVLYAMMYILMFLAAIRLRYSHPEVHRAYKIPGGKLGIWGISLTGGISIFACLLIGFIPPKPNPWGFWGFESLLISVCIVSIIAAFIIINRRKSKWIGKSQDSSLIYGEG